The following proteins come from a genomic window of Platichthys flesus chromosome 1, fPlaFle2.1, whole genome shotgun sequence:
- the tjp1a gene encoding tight junction protein ZO-1, giving the protein MSSKAANKSAAMEETVIWEQHTVTLHRAPGFGFGIAISGGRDNPHFQSGETSIVISDVLKGGPAEGLLQENDRVVMVNAVSMDNVEHAYAVQQLRKSGKNAKITIRRKRKVQIPVSRPGDRETMSEHEEEDSDDEDDYEHQSGRGGPSAYGAASGGTGRRQERERSSSGRRDRSPSRERSVSPRSDRRSQVSSAPPRPAKVTLVKSRKNEAEYGLRLASHIFVKDISPESLAARDGNIQEGDVVLKINGTVTENLSLIDAKKLIERSKGKLKMVVQRDERATLLNIPDLDDSIPSANNSDRDDISEIHSLTSDHSNRSLGRGSRSRSPDRPDASDHLRHSPRQVSNGSWRFQTRAGSLLHRLLPIHRSRDEERGSKPGSMSTPVKSSDDGVLSQASDQASSRDEKLLPPLPEPKPVYAQPGQPDVDLPVSPSDAPVPSAAHDETLSRPSMKLVKFKKGESVGLRLAGGNDVGIFVAGVLEDSPAAKEGLEEGDQILRVNNVDFANIIREEAVLFLLDLPKGEEVTILAQKKKDVYRRIVESDVGDSFYIRTHFEYEKESPYGLSFNKGEVFRVVDTLYNGKLGSWLAIRIGKNHQEVERGIIPNKNRAEQLSSVQYTLPKTPGGDRADFWRFRGLRSSKRNLRKSREDLSAQPVQTKFPAYERVVLREAGFLRPVVIFGPIADVAREKLAREEPDIFELAKTQKQQGGEKSEARDAGTDQKSTGIIRLHTIKQIIDRDKHAVLDITPNAVDRLNYAQWYPIVVFVNPDTKQGVKTMRTRLCPESRKSARKLYDRALKLRKNNHHLFTTTINLNNMNDGWFGALKDNIQQQQNQLVWVSEGKADGAAEDDLDIHDDRLSYLSAPGSEYSMYSTDSRHTSDYEDTDTEGGAYTDQELDETLNDDVGPPTEPAITRSSEPVREDPPVIQEPPGYAGYQHTVQPDPLNRIDPAGFKAPVPQQKAEAAAVPSLPQQPEPLAETMPPAVDVTVKTVGGVSPDETPAAPHMQPSPDPEAGSLRRPTPELARQSVTPEPQQSGLASSEPKMFQKDPYSTDTIGRTSHSMKPLGYNSQQGYHPDQQPYRDYDHPPSRYDVSSSGVSSGGGYREPKYHDYDSNPPFENSVPHYDQQQWNPYNQPLPTANSQGYDPRLPYGDGPDSHYAPPLRYDEPPPQQGFDGRPRYGKPTGPAPVRYDDPPAPGPELHYDQDSHLSTYPAAARSPDPAAQRPAYNQGPAPQQKGYKPQQYDPVPVNSETSPTPPPKAENFAPSPVDLTKLAPARDEPREDEPAMRHQSVLTRVKMFENKRSVSVDRARDTGDSSGNRAADLPLKAGGVIPKANSLSNLDQEKTFRAPEPQKPPSVADDIVRSNHYDPDEDEDYYRKQLSYFDRLQVGPSKAQPQAQLTHNNYRTESVEKPSPVEKKYEPVPQVTPSLPPATLPKPPAEAKPPGRDETVQTNFLPHKSFPEKSPVNGTSDHPPKTVTVAPAASSYNRFAPKPYTTSAKPFARMFDSPKFNHNLLPNDKPEIAPKDRSSSPVKPQVNPQPQNTDHDSGVDTFTRTMDHRSKYQHNNINAVPKAIPVSPSALDDDEDEDEGHTVVATARGIFNSNGGVLSSIETGVSIIIPQGAIPDGVEQEIYFKVCRDNSILPPLDKEKGETLLSPLVMCGPHGLKFLKPVELRLPHCASMTPDGWSFALKSSDSSSGDPKSWQNKSVPGDPNYLVGANCVSVLIDHF; this is encoded by the exons AGTGCAGCGATGGAGGAAACAGTGATATGGGAACAGCACACGGTGACCCTTCACAGG gccCCAGGATTTGGGTTTGGCATCGCAATCTCAGGTGGCCGAGACAACCCTCATTTCCAGAGTGGAGAAACATCCATTGTGATATCTGATGTGTTAAAAGGAGGTCCTGCAGAGGGACTTCTACA aGAAAATGACCGTGTTGTGATGGTCAATGCTGTATCTATGGACAACGTAGAGCATGCCTACGCTGTGCAGCAACTCCGCAAGAGTGGCAAAAATGCAAAGATA ACTATCCGTAGGAAAAGGAAAGTACAAATCCCTGTTTCGCGGCCAGGAGACAGGGAGACAATGTCAGAgcatgaggaagaggacagtGATGACGAGGATGACTATGAGCACCAAAGTGGTCGTGGTGGCCCAAGTGCCTATGGAGCAGCAAGCGGAGGCACAGGCAGGCGTCAGGAGCGTGAgcgcagcagcagtggcagacGGGATCGCAGTCCCTCGCGGGAGAGGAGCGTCTCACCACGCTCTGACCGCCGCTCACAAGTCTCGTCTGCTCCTCCCAGGCCAGCCAAGGTCACCCTCGTCAAGTCCCGCAAAAACGAAG CAGAATATGGACTCCGATTGGCCAGCCACATCTTTGTGAAGGACATCTCTCCCGAAAGCCTCGCTGCCAGAGATGGAAACATCCAGGAGGGAGATGTTGTACTCAag ATCAATGGCACAGTCACAGAGAACCTGTCACTGATAGATGCCAAGAAGCTGATTGAAAGGTCAAAGGGCAAGTTGAAGATGGTGGTGCAGAGAGATGAACGTGCCACGCTGCTCAACATCCCAGATCTCGATGACAGTATCCCATCAGCTAATAATTCAGACAGAGATG ATATTTCAGAAATACATTCACTGACGTCAGATCATTCCAATCGATCCCTCGGGCGAGGTAGTCGATCACGTTCGCCCGACAGGCCTGATGCATCGGACCATCTCCGTCACTCACCTCGGCAGGTCAGCAATGGCAG TTGGAGATTCCA GACGAGAGCAGGTTCGCTCTTGCACAGATTACTTCCAAT CCATCGAAGTCGAGATGAGGAGCGAGGATCCAAACCCGGGTCCATGTCCACACCGGTGAAAAGTTCAGACGATGGAGTCTTATCTCAGGCCAGTGACCAGGCCAGTTCCAGGGATGAGAAATTGTTACCCCCGCTGCCTG AACCGAAGCCAGTGTATGCGCAGCCTGGTCAGCCTGACGTGGACCTGCCCGTCAGCCCCTCTGATGCCCCCGTACCCAGCGCCGCTCATGATGAAACTCTCAG CAGGCCAAGTATGAAGCTGGTGAAGTTCAAGAAGGGAGAGAGTGTCGGGCTGCGGTTAGCAGGAGGGAACGATGTGGGGATCTTTGTGGCAGGAGTTTTGGAAGACAGTCCTGCAGCCAAGGAGGGACTGGAGGAGGGCGACCAGATTCTCAGG GTAAACAACGTGGACTTTGCCAATATCATCCGCGAGGAAGCCGTGCTGTTTTTGCTGGATCTCCCTAAAGGAGAAGAAGTAACTATTCTCGCTCAAAAGAAAAAGGATG TGTATCGAAGGATAGTGGAATCCGATGTGGGCGACTCCTTCTACATTCGGACACATTTTGAATATGAGAAAGAGTCACCGTATGGCCTGAGCTTCAACAAGGGCGAGGTGTTCCGTGTTGTTGACACGCTCTACAACGGAAAACTGGGTTCTTGGCTCGCTATCCGGATTGGCAAGAACCATCAGGAAGTGGAAAGGGGCATCATCCCAAACAAGAATAG AGCTGAGCAGTTATCCAGTGTGCAGTACACCCTCCCCaaaacaccagggggcgacagagCAGACTTCTGGAGATTCCGAGGATTGCGAAGTTCCAAGAGGAATTTGCGGAAGAGCAGGGAGGACTTGTCTGCGCAGCCAGTTCAGACCAAGTTCCCTGCGTATGAGAGGGTTGTGCTGAGGGAAG CTGGGTTCCTCAGGCCTGTGGTTATCTTTGGACCGATAGCAGATGTGGCCAGAGAGAAATTGGCCAGGGAGGAGCCAGACATATTTGAACTAGCGA aaacacagaaacaacaaggAGGGGAAA AGAGCGAAGCCAGGGATGCAGGAACCGACCAGAAAAGCACTGGCATCATCCGTCTGCACACCATTAAACAGATAATTGACAGA GACAAGCACGCCGTTCTGGACATCACCCCTAATGCAGTGGACCGTCTGAACTACGCTCAGTGGTATCCCATCGTGGTGTTTGTCAATCCCGACACCAAGCAGGGCGTCAAGACCATGAGGACCCGCCTCTGCCCAGAGTCTAGGAAGAGTGCCCGGAAACTCTATGATCGAGCCCTCAAATTGAGAAAGAACAACCACCACCTCTTCACCA CCACCATTAACCTGAACAACATGAACGATGGTTGGTTCGGAGCACTGAAAGACAatatccagcagcagcagaaccagctGGTGTGGGTTTCGGAGGGCAag GCTGATGGGGCAGCTGAGGACGACCTGGACATCCATGACGATCGTCTGTCCTACTTGTCGGCACCAGGTAGTGAGTATTCCATGTACAGCACCGACAGCCGCCACACCTCCGACTACGAGGACACCGACACAGAGGGCGGAGCTTACACCGACCAGGAGCTGGACGAAACACTGAATGACGATGTGGGTCCACCCACGGAGCCTGCCATCACCCGCTCCTCTGAGCCTGTCCGTGAGGATCCACCCGTCATCCAAGAGCCCCCTGGCTACGCTGGCTACCAGCACACGGTGCAACCGGACCCCCTGAACCGCATCGACCCGGCTGGGTTCAAGGCACCAGTGCCGCAGCAG AAAGCAGAGGCCGCTGCCGTCCCTAGCCTCCCCCAGCAGCCTGAGCCCCTGGCTGAGACAATGCCCCCTGCTGTCGACGTTACTGTAAAAACTGTAGGGGGCGTGAGCCCTGACGAGACTCCTGCAGCTCCCCACATGCAGCCAAGCCCCGACCCAGAGGCTGGCTCGCTTAGGAGGCCCACCCCTGAGCTAGCCCGTCAGAGCGTCACGCCAGAACCTCAACAGTCTGGACTGGCCAGTTCTGAACCAAAG ATGTTTCAAAAGGATCCATACAGCACAGACACCATCGGGAGAACCAGTCACAGTATGAAGCCTTTGGGCTACAACTCtcagcagggatatcaccctGACCAGCAGCCATACAGAGATTACGACCATCCCCCGAGTCGGTATGatgtcagcagcagtggagtcAGCAGTGGAGGTGGTTACCGAGAACCAAAGTATCATGACTATGACTCTAACCCCCCCTTCGAGAACAGTGTGCCTCACTACGACCAGCAACAGTGGAACCCCTACAACCAGCCGCTCCCTACTGCCAATTCCCAGGGCTACGATCCCCGTTTGCCATACGGTGACGGCCCTGACTCCCACTACGCCCCTCCTCTACGCTATGACGAGCCCCCCCCTCAGCAGGGATTCGACGGACGGCCCCGTTATGGTAAACCAACTGGCCCCGCACCTGTCCGTTATGATGATCCTCCAGCACCAGGGCCTGAGCTGCACTATGACCAGGATTCTCACCTGAGTACGTACCCTGCTGCTGCCCGCTCCCCTGACCCAGCTGCCCAGCGACCTGCCTATAACCAGGGACCAGCACCGCAGCAAAAAGGCTACAAACCTCAGCAGTACGACCCTGTTCCTGTGAACTCTGAAACCAGCCCCACACCTCCTCCAAAGGCAGAGAACTTCGCACCTTCCCCTGTGGACCTTACAAAATTGGCACCTGCCAGAGATGAGCCACGAGAGGACGAACCAGCCATGCGGCACCAGTCGGTCCTGACGAGAGTTAAGATGTTCGAGAACAAACGCTCTGTGTCCGTGGACCGAGCCAGAGATACCGGGGATTCATCTGGAAACAGG GCAGCAGATTTACCCTTGAAAGCAGGTGGAGTAATCCCTAAAGCAAATTCTCTTAGCAACCTGGATCAAGAGAAGACATTTAG AGCACCAGAGCCACAGAAACCTCCCAGTGTAGCTGACGACATTGTGCGCTCCAACCACTACGACcctgatgaggatgaggactACTACAGGAAACAGCTGTCCTACTTTGACCGGCTCCAAGTTGGCCCCTCCAAAGCCCAGCCACAAGCACAACTAACCCACAACAACTACAG GACGGAGTCAGTGGAAAAACCAAGTCCAGTGGAGAAAAAATATGAGCCTGTTCCCCAGGTTACACCGTCGCTGCCACCAGCCACACTGCCCAAACCCCCAGCAGAAG CCAAGCCTCCTGGCCGGGACGAAACTGTCCAGACCAACTTCCTGCCTCATAAGAGTTTCCCTGAGAAGTCTCCAGTTAATGGCACAAGTGACCACCCTCCAAAAACAGTCACCGTGGCTCCAGCAGCATCAAGCTACAACCGCTTTGCGCCCAAGCCCTACACCACCTCTGCCAAGCCTTTCGCACGCATGTTCGACAGTCCGAAATTCAACCACAACCTTTTGCCCAATGACAAGCCTGAGATTGCTCCAAAG GACCGGAGCTCCAGTCCGGTGAAGCCTCAGGTGAATCCTCAGCCTCAGAACACGGACCACGACAGCGGCGTGGACACGTTCACACGCACGATGGACCACCGCTCCAAATACCAGCACAACAACATCAACGCTGTGCCCAAGGCCATCCCAGTGAG CCCCAGTGCgctggatgatgatgaagatgaagacgaggGCCACACAGTAGTTGCAACAGCTCGAGGAATCTTCAACAGTAACGGTGGCgtcctgagctccattgagacaGGTGTCAGCATAATAATCCCACAGGGCGCCATCCCTGATGGTGTGGAGCAGGAGATCTACTTCAAGGTCTGCAGAGACAACAGCATCCTGCCACCGCTTGACAAAGAGAAAG GAGAGACTCTGCTCAGCCCTCTGGTGATGTGTGGACCTCATGGCCTTAAGTTTTTGAAGCCGGTGGAGCTGCGCTTACCTCACTGTGCGTCAATGACCCCTGATGGTTGGTCTTTTGCTCTAAAATCCTCCGACTCCTCGTCGG gtgACCCGAAAAGCTGGCAGAACAAGTCTGTTCCCGGGGACCCCAACTACCTGGTGGGCGCCAACTGCGTGTCCGTGCTCATTGACCACTTTTAA